The DNA window caatctagcattcagatggaaccttacgaggctttgtatggtcataagaGTCGTACCCCTCTATATTGGACTGAGTTAAGTGAACGTCGAGTTCTAGGTCCCTAGTTAGTATCTGAGACTGAGAATACAGTTAGATTGATTCGAGACCGCCTCAAGGCAGCTTCCAATTgatagaaatcgtatgcagatttaaaatggCATGATATTGAATACTCTATGTGTGATAAGGTATTCCTGAAAGTTTCTCTGTGGAAAAAGGTTCTTCGGTTCAaatgtaagggcaagttgagctcgagatttattggaccttatCGTATTCTGAAACGTATCAGACCTATCGCCTATAAGCTAAAACTACCTTCTAAATTGGatcagattcatgatgtgtttaatgtctCTATGTTGAGATGGTATTGGTCTGACCCCTCACATATTGtccctgttgaggagattgatGTAAGACCGGctctgacttttgaggaggaactTGTTCAGATTCTGGACCAAGATGTTAAAGTCTTGAGAAGGAAAATTGTTCCTTTAGTTAAGATTCAATGGTGGAATCATGGCAttgaggaagccacttgggaacttgaggactcaaTTCGTTAACAATACCCCTATATGTTTGAGTtcggtaaatttcgaggccgaaattagGAGGAAAGAGTTGTAACTccccaaaattttaatgtttgtttaTCAATTTCAGCCAATTATTAAGTATCTACTTTAGTTTTTTGTGCATTAGTTATGTGTTTGAGATTTGGGGTTTGAATcccacttttggagaatttttctattttgttttgatttaacCTTTAGCCTTGCAAGAGTGACTTAAGTTTAACTTTGTGTAGGTTTTTGTCAAGAATGAGCATGCTGGTTCAATGATTAAGCTTCTGTGTGCCTCCGATCTTGTGTTCGAGTCCCTACTTAAGCATAGAGTGAATAAATTTTTAGGTTGGTCttcaaaaaaattggtttaatttaaGTTGATTAGATTAGTTtcattccttctttttcttttacatttctctttttgttttttttgtttctttgtttctttcttcttcttcttcttcttctaccaTCATTCTTTCTTTTCTATTACCTTATCTTTCTGCTCTATTTTATCCAATTTCGTTGTTACTACATCGGAGAGGGTTCCGTAGTACAGTTTTTTTCAATTGAAGGTATAATTGCATAAGTTGTGTTGATGAAATTATGTTATTAATTGTTCTTGTTTGTCAATTGCCAAAAAATCAGTTTTAGCTTGTTTTCCTTTGTTTAAATGTGTGATTGATTGTCCTTTTAGGCGAGGATCCTGAAGGTAACACTCCGTCAATGTGTTAGTTTTGTATATCACTATTTCGTGAGAGGTGAGTGTGTGAATTTTCGAGATTGGGGTTTCTTTGTCGAATTTTTTGACATAAATCTGTTTTGTTCGACTTTCTAAGCATTTTTTTGGGAATTAACTGTTGAATTGGTCATTGGTTGTTCGTTGTTAGGATCTAGAGTTATTCTTGTTGCTTTTACGTCGATTCGGCATCAAGTGTGTAACGAAAACCTATTTTTCTCTGAATTTTGAATGCCGAAAAAAATGTATGTCAACACCATACaaccgtgtggtaggccgtgtgactcactgtTTTGGATTTAGGGTCACATgagctagggacacgggcgtgtgtccaggccatgtaactcattgttttGGATTTAGGGTCACACGGACATGTGTCCAGATTGTGTAACTCATTGTTTTAGAGTGTGTGTCCAGACCGTGTGAGTGTTATTTTGGGTTTTGAGTCACACTGGCATGTGCTTgactatgtgctaggccgtgtgataggCCTGTGTAATTTTAAGAACATGagagtgtgctaggccgtgtggaccacacggctaGCCATCCAGGCCGTGTTAACCTACACAACCGTTGTTGCGTGTGAAATGATAtgcaaattgtgcaagtatacatgtcagATTAAGTAATAAGGTGATGAGTGAGTATTGTTCTCACGAGGATTAGATTGAGGCACTAAAGTGGGCAAGTTTTTATAATAGAATGCGATTAATACTATGGTAAATCTATGGTAAGTATGTAGCGGCAATTAATAAGAATAATGATGTATGCAATATGTGGAACTAATGAATACTTGGAAATGCAACGAAAATTATGAGAATAACTACGTGAATAATATGCAACGAATAAATAAACGACTAAGAGTACTATGGAAAAGCTACTACGACAAAGATAAGGGTTATGCGGTGTTGAGTAAGAAGGTCGGGATTACTAAGAATATACTTTTCCTACCAGCAATACCTCAGCAAAATCATACTTAACCTACTGCTCAGAAGAGTTCTTAAGTGGCCTGCCTCTTTCGACAGAAAAAACCTCAAGTTAACTACTCCATGTCTAGAGCCTACTACAAGTATCTGTCGAGTATTTTCTCATATCATTCAACCACgatccaactaatccaacctttttagaatttagattaatttaaggGTATGCTACACAGTCGACTATGTCTAGGGATTACTCACATACATAgtgaagaataaaataaattaatgaaacaATAAAATAACTCAGATTTATACTGTAGCCATTAAAGACAGTTAAAGTTTCATTACAACTTTTCATCCCTAGGCAGATGGACAATCAGAATGGGTGATttagatacttgaagatatgttatGATGTTATATAAtcgagtttgaaggtagttgggagaaatttCAGCCATTAGTCAATTTTGCCTACAATAACAACTATTaattgagtattaaaatggcaccgtacaaagcttTATATGGACGCAAATGCAGAATTCCATTGTACTGGTCAGAGTTGAGTGAATGGAAGCTAGCAGGGACTGCTCTGATATACAAGATAGAAGAGAAAGACAGAGTTAtacgagattgtttgaaagctgccaCAGATCTTCAAAAATTGTATACTGATTCGAGTTTtagattggtgataaagtgtttctgaaagtctTGCCCTGGAGGAAAGTATTATGTCttggtagaaaaggaaaactTAGTCAAAGATTTATCGAGCTGTATAAAGTCCTCAAAAGAACCAGACATGTAGTGTACCAACTAGTTTGGCCTCCAGAACTtaaaaagattcacaatgtttttcatgtatcaacGCTACAACGGTATAAATCAGATCCATCTCatgtaatatcttcgatgaaatAGAACTCCAGCCATATTTGTCATATTCGGAAGAACTGATAAAAATTTTGGCACGGGAGGTGAAAGTATTGTGAAACAAATGGATATTGTTAGTAAatgtattatggcatcgacatggtgtagagGAGGCTATTTGGGGTCGGAGGAATCTATGAAGTCACAGTACCTtaatctattttcaggtaaaaatttcgaggacgaaatttccttggcggagagttgtaacaacccatttttcaatggtgtcaaaaatagaggttttggaaccccattttTGATGATCAAGTACataaatattattgtttaatatttacaaggtcagtataaagtttaattaaattttattccattaattttgttaattagaTAGTCAATTaaggtacatggactaaattgtaagtggtaaaagttaatcgctattgatttttaattaattaaagggcCAATTAGGAAATTGATCCATTTATAAATAGATATTCGGTGGTGGGTGCACATTTTTATCCACTAATTTGCCAATCAAGCttaagaattaattaattaaactttagttaaaataattaagattaattaatttaatcatatgtatataagctaaaatttaaaagtcatcatctttatttcctttcttacccctttcatttgtataataccaaacataagcataaacatcaatcatgatctcaagcttgacataagcctaatcaatatcatcaatacacaagtt is part of the Gossypium hirsutum isolate 1008001.06 chromosome D11, Gossypium_hirsutum_v2.1, whole genome shotgun sequence genome and encodes:
- the LOC107960608 gene encoding uncharacterized protein, with product MCDKVFLKVSLWKKVLRFKCKGKLSSRFIGPYRILKRIRPIAYKLKLPSKLDQIHDVFNVSMLRWYWSDPSHIVPVEEIDVRPALTFEEELVQILDQDVKVLRRKIVPLVKIQWWNHGIEEATWELEDSIR